The stretch of DNA CTCCTCTTTTTATTCTGAAAAAACCGTTCTCACCAAATGAACTACCCCATGAGTTTTTAACAATCCAATAATCTTCGCCATTTTCTGATCCATAACCGACAATAAGAACACCGTGATCAATAGCCTTAGGATCGCAGTCACCGTCAATTATTCCACCTGCGTAGAAATCGAGAGGCGAAGAATTTAGAGCTATGGAGACAGGGCCAACGGTTGCTAAAATTAAAACATGTAACTTTAATGATATTAATATACTTTCAACTAAAATTAAAACAGCATTGATTACAGCGTTATAGAATTGAAAAATGAATCTAGTCAGGTAAGTAATATAGTTAATAGTAGCACTTGATCcgaataaaattcaaattatgtACGCTCAAAGAATGATGAAAAACGAAACAGAACTAAGGAAATAAGGTAGGTCAGTAAAAATCACAATATACGTTGAATCAACAAAAGAGaatcttccttttcttctttataagcaattctgcttgttcattggcggattaatacctctatggaagtttgtcactccatcttttgcgcggtcgtcagatacttcttctgccgattggtgacgtATCTCTTGCTTTTTGACCACACGGGTTTCCCCCATTCTGgttgttattccattctttttctgTTTGTGTCCATTTGTTTATAcacttcatcttgggctatcagtattgcgtcgtctgcgtaacagagtatttttacttctttgtctCCCagtctgtatcctcttcctttgttggCCCTTTTGATTATTTCATGAATGATTAAATTATAGAGTATAAGGCTCAATGAGTCCCCCTGTCTTATTTTGCTATATCTATAGGTTCTGTGAGTTTTTCATCTATTCTGACtcccattttgttgttttggtacatgTTTTTACATAACTTCTCTAtaatacagaagatggattatatctttgagtcttattttgtcaaatactttctttaagtcaatgaGACACACAAaagataaacaaaacataaaattagAAGAAGAATGAGTTAGATAATATCAGTAAGTTTGCTTTTGATAGAAAATTATTGAATATGTCGTATTATATTTGCAAATCAACTGTTACAATAGAAATACGAATGTTTAAttgtataaataaagattatttataggtatataagaaaaatttgtatATACATTTTACGTATATTCACTTATTACTTACCGACTGCTTCTTTAATAATATTCTCATCGCGAGCCAATAGTTTATATCCACTAATACGAATTGCTTTGGGACTTTTTGATCTGCATGACAATTTTTCGTCGTCATATGGATACTGCTCTTCTGTATCAAGACCCTCGTATTTAACGTACTCAAAGGCTTCAAGCATATCTCCTCCATTTACACAGTCACTTTTTCTGAAGTCATCTGAACAATCTACTAGTTCTTGAGGACTAAGTAGGTCGGATTTGCCGTTCACGATAAAGTTTTGACCTTCAAGAGCCCCTACCTTAAAAAGAAAACCGGTgtaaagattatttaaaaaagaaaaatagaaaagacAATTTAAAATTGGTGAACACATTTCCAGACTTGATTCCCGTGCATGTGTTATAGGGAATCTGTATAATTAGATTTTCTATACAATACCTAGGCAATGTGTAGAATGCCTAAAACCATGAGGTAATAAATATAATGTTAAACGTTaaggtattaaaaaaatattattcattttatactTTGCCAATTCTATACAATGCCGAATGCGCAGCCGGTAATATGTGTAAAAGACGAGAGAAGGTAAGAGTGAGATACGCGGTGCGATGTAATACTTGCTTAAATTTCAGGATTCAGTACCACAGATAAATTCATGataaattacaccttttagattgGTAACAAGGATAGCCAAGGTCAACGCACGCTTTTATTTGTGCACCCTTCCGTTTGATGGCACTGCTAGTCGCGTGTCTGCGCGGTGGGAGTGTGCTGTGGTCGAAGTCAGTCTTCTCCTTCCCTTTAGTTGAAAAGAATACGACCCCGtatttctatttg from Diabrotica undecimpunctata isolate CICGRU chromosome 4, icDiaUnde3, whole genome shotgun sequence encodes:
- the LOC140438202 gene encoding cathepsin L-like proteinase codes for the protein MKLAIIFAATILAVNALSEKDHWENFKVTHNKNYRNHIEENYRFEIFRNNLKAIEEHNKKYEAGELLYFKAINQFADLTKAEFSALLGYKSKNRTSEVEFYKYNGLDLPNSIDWREKGAVLAVRHQISCGSCWAHSAVGALEGQNFIVNGKSDLLSPQELVDCSDDFRKSDCVNGGDMLEAFEYVKYEGLDTEEQYPYDDEKLSCRSKSPKAIRISGYKLLARDENIIKEAVATVGPVSIALNSSPLDFYAGGIIDGDCDPKAIDHGVLIVGYGSENGEDYWIVKNSWGSSFGENGFFRIKRGVNQCGLTYEVSYPIL